DNA sequence from the Cohnella herbarum genome:
CCGGATGAATCGCCTTCAGCATAGCTGCCGTTGCAGCGACTTGAGGCGCTCCCATGGAGGTTCCCTCCATCCCGATCGCACCGCCGTTTAGCGCAAGAGTCTGAACACGCCACGTAGCGCTTACGTCATTCTCGGACCCTGAGGTCGATTGCGAAATCGGCTTCGACTTCTCCGATCCCGCGACGGATAACACGGTTGGATACGCTGCGGGATACTGAACCGCGGCTTTGGCACCGAAGACGGCAGCATCGTTGCCGCTTGCGGCCACGAGCAGCACGCCTCTGCTTTCCGCGTAAGCTACCGCATCTCGCAGCCCGGGAGCGTCTCTTCTTAATCCAAGGGAGAGAACGATGATGTCGGCGCCATGGTCGACCGAATACAGGATGCCTTGAGTCAATTTTTCTTCATTACCCGAACCGTATTGATCCAAAGCTTTAACCGGCAACAATTTACCTCGCCATTTGCCAAGTCCGGTCGAAAACTCGCCGACTTTGGCAATGGCGGCGATAACTCCGGCGACAGCCGTTCCATGACCGTTATCATCTTGGGCTGTTTTTCGCTCGTTAATCAAATTTATCCCTTCTAGCAAAAACGGCTTTAGCTCCGGGTGGTTGAAATCTACGCCGGTGTCAACAATCGCAATCGTAGAGGTGACATCCCGACTCATCGACGCCCATGCTTCCGGAATCCCGATCGCCTCCAAATAAGCCGGGACGGGAGGACTGACGGGAGCAGCAAGACTCGAGGGAGCTTTCTGTATCGCCTGCGCGTAAACCGCTGTTTTTACTTCTAAACTTGATTTTATAGATTGAACCGTCAGTATGCTCGCAGCGGGATCATTCATTGAAGCCGTACAGCATACAAACGCAGTAATACAAATAAAGGATTTACGAAATCCGGGTTTGCGCGAGATTTGGTTTGAGCTCGAACGTTTACGCAGTGTAACCACACCTTTGGCCTATTCAAGTCATACGGCTATGCCTTCTGTATTAAAAGTTTCTATTTTCGACAGCGATTCCCTTCTTTCATCGGCAAAATCGGGTCTTTGGTCGCAATTCGTCGACATTTGGATACTCTTCATACAAAAGAAAAACTCCCAAGCCGTTCGACTTGAGAGCAAATCTCTTGAAGGTACATATCGATTAGTAGATTCCTGCTAACCGTTCAATAACAGCAACTCCGACGTTAGCGAGAAAACTTGGTCAATCCAATCCAGGATCGGCACCGGGAAAAACCCGAGTATTAGGGTCGCAATCGTACATAATCCGATTGAAATCGCCGATGGAGCACTCATTTTCAAGCCGGAATCAACCGTACCCGATCTCATATACATTTGACGAATAAGGGTGAAATAGACAGCGTATGAAATAACCGTCGTCACCAACAACACGGCACCTAGCCAATAAGTATGCGTCTGGATCGTACCGAACAGAATAAACAGCTTTCCGAAAAACCCGCCGGTTACCGGCAATCCAGCCAAGGAACACAGCAAGATCGTCATCGCAACGGCCGTCCAAGGCGCTCGATGATATAACCCGGCGAAACCCGATAAGGTCTCGTTCCCTGAATCTCTGGATACGATCGTAAGAACCGAGAATGCCCCTACGTTCATGAAGGCATATGCGACCAGGAAGTACAGGAACTCGGAAAATAATGACGCGTGCATTTCCGTTAAGTTAATCGCAATCGGCGTCAGGAGAATACCGGCATTAGCCACGCCCGAAAGCGCGAGCAACCTTTTGACGTTGCGCTGCCTTAATGCTCCGACCGTGCCTACGATCATTGCGGCCGCGGCTAAGACGGCCAACGCGATGAATACGTCTTTCTTCAACATGCTGCTTGCGGCCGATGTCATGAAAGCCGTATTCATGAAGATTCGGTACAGCATAGCGAATGCCGCTCCCTTGGCAACGATCGCCAAGAATGCCGTTACCGGCGTCGGCGCGCCTTGATATACGTCCGCAGCCCAAGCGTGGAACGGGGCCAACGCCAATTTGACTGCAAATCCGGCAATCATCAGGAAAAATCCGATATAGAGCAACGCTTCCGCGTTTTCAACGGCAGAGTCTAGTCCTTGAGCGATTGCGACAACATTCGTTCCGCCTGTTAATCCATACAGAAACGACATTCCGTAAAGAATGAAAGCAGATGCGACTCCTCCCGTAACAACGTACTTAAACGCCGCTTCGCTGGATAGTTTGCTTTTCTTCCTCGTAGCGACCAAGATGTACGTCGTAATACTGAGAAGCTCTAAGCCTACGAAAAGAGTAATGAGATCGCCGGATGACGACATGACCATAGCGCCTAAAACAGCCGGCAACATAAGGTAGTAGAGCTCGCCTTTAATGGGAACATCCTCGTCCCTCACCGTACCGAGCGAAGAGAAAACGATAAAGGCGGATGCGCCCAAGAAAATGAGTTTCAACAGGTTTCCGAAATCGTCTACCCGATAGCTGCCCGCCAGCAAATTGTAGGATGTCGCGGCGCTATCCGAAGCATCTCCGTCTCCAAGCGACAATAGCAGAAGAACGACGAACACGGCGGCGATTACGATTCCGAGTAACGTCAGCCACCCGATAATGTCCCTATTGATCCTCTTGGGAAGCAACAAGTCCAGGATAACAAGCAGAAAAGCGAAACCCGACAAAACGATCTCAGGGGCCAGGTACCACGTATCGCTCCACGATAAAGTCTGCAAAGCTTCCATGTTATCCCCCCATCCTCGTCTGAATTTGTTCTAGCAGTCCGTTAAATCCATGCTGCATGAGATCCGTCAACAGGGATGGGTATACGCCGAGCAAGATGATGAGCGCCGATAAAGTGATCATTGGCAATGCTTCTACGAACCGCGCATCCTTCATCCCGTCGAATCGTTCCGGCATTGGACCGTAAGTGATGCTCAGAATGCTGCGTAGTACATAAATCGCGGCGAACAAAATACCGAGCACTCCGATGGCCGTCAAAATTTTCATCGAACCGAACAAACCAAGGAACGATAAAAATTCGCCTACGAAACCGGATAACCCCGGCAAGCCTAATGATGCTAGACCGGCTAGCAACAGGATACCCGACATGAACGGAACGGCTTTGGCTAATCCGCCCAGATCGCCCAGTTGCGTCGAATTCGTGCGCTCGTATAGGCTTCCTACGACAAGGAACAGCAACGCGGAGATCAATCCGTGCGAGACCGATTGGTAGATCGCGCCTTGTAAGCCCACTTCTTCGAGCGAAGCGATCCCTAGCAGGACGATTCCCATGTGGCTTATGCTCGAGTAAGCGAGCACAAGCTTGAATTCCTTCTGCACGCACGCCAGTATGGCTCCGTAGAGGATGTTAATTACCCCGAGAACCGCGAGCACGGTCGTCCATGAATGCACTTGATCGGGGAACAAGAATACCGCGAAACGGATCAGTCCGTATACGCCCATTTTCAGCAAAATACCTGAGTGGATCATTACGATAGCCGGTGGAGCCTCGGTATGAACCCGCAGCATCCACGTATGGAATGGGAATATCGGCACTTTGATTCCGAACGCGACAAGCAGCAGTAAAAATGCCGCCCATCTGGCGTTGTCCGATAAGAAAATACCCAAGTATCTGGCTTGATCTGTATCCAAATTAGCCATGGCGTTCGTATCAGACAAATTGCTTAGCAGAACGTCATAATTTCCGCTAAACAGAATATTAGAACCGTCGACGGCACTGAAGCCAAGCGTGGTAATTAAGATCAGGAATGATAGCAACATCGCTGCTGAACCTAGCCCATTATAGATCAGAAAACGAGTAGCTGCTTTCTCTCTCCCGTAATAACCCCATATCCCGATCAGGAAGAACATCGGAATCAGCGTGACCTCGAAGAAGATGAAGAAAAGAATCAGGTCCCGAGCTAGGAAAACGCCGTATATTCCGGTCAACAACAGTAAAAACAGGGCATAATAGGTTTTCCGACGTTTACGAATGTGCACTGAGGCTAGTACCGCCATCGTAGACACGACACCCGTAAGCAAGAGAAGAGGCATCGAAATGCCGTCAACAGCCAAGTGATAATCAAATTCCAGCTTAAACGAATGGATAGCACCTTGAAAAGTGATATTCAGCACTTCCATATTAAGCGGAACCGAGAGCCATGTGACATGTTCCGTATATTCTCCGCCGCCGGCTGCAGGTTGATAAACGGCAAACAACCATAGAACCAATGCAAGCGGGATTACAGTAAACACGATTGCCGCTATGCGTAACCAGTTGCTACGAGCGCTAGGTAACAGCAATACGATAAGCGCCCCGAGTAACGGCGTCAACGCGATAAGCGAAAGCACCGGCAGGTTATCCAGCATTACCAGAACCTCCTTCCGGCGATCGCGACGATCAGAATCACGATTCCGATCAATGCCGTGAGAGCGTAGGTTTGAACTTGACCGCTCTGTAATCTCGAATTCAGCCGTCCGAGAGCCGAAACGGAATAACCCGACAAGCGAACGACCCCGTCAACGACATATTCGTCGAACAGATCTAACGCTTTGCCTAAACTTTGTAAAGGTTTGACGAATAACCATTGATATAACTCGTCGATATAATATTTTCGTTCGAGAACGGTAACCAATCCAGGTACTTTCGAGGAAACGACATCTCGGCGTATCGTTCCCTTAACGTACATAAGCCAGCCGATATAGATTCCCAACAGACCGACGGCCGCGGATACCACCATGACTAATCCGCTAACGTGATGCTCAGCCTCGTCACCAAGCAACCATTGTCCGAACCAGCCATTAAACGGCGTCTCGACGAAACCCGCCACGGTAGCCAACACGGCCAGAATGATGAGCGGGATGGTCATGACGGCTGGCGATTCCTTGGCATGCTGTCCTTCCCTCGGTTTCCCGACGAATACGAGGAAGAACAATCTCGCCATATACAACGCGGTGAAGAATGCGGCAATCGCTCCTACGATGAATAGCAACGGTTCTTTATCCAGCGCGGCAGTCAGTATCGCGTCTTTCGACCAGAAGCCCGAGAACGGCGGTATACCGGATAACGCTAGCGCGCCTAATCCGAATGTCCAAGCCGTTATTTTCATTTTGCCGCCTAGACCGCCCATCTCTCGGATGTCCTGCGTATGTACGCTGTGGATGACGCTTCCGGCTCCCAAAAACAGCAATGCTTTGAAGAACGCGTGCGTGAACAGGTGGAACATCGCACCCGTTACGGAGCCTACTCCAAGA
Encoded proteins:
- a CDS encoding NADH-quinone oxidoreductase subunit N, whose product is MEALQTLSWSDTWYLAPEIVLSGFAFLLVILDLLLPKRINRDIIGWLTLLGIVIAAVFVVLLLLSLGDGDASDSAATSYNLLAGSYRVDDFGNLLKLIFLGASAFIVFSSLGTVRDEDVPIKGELYYLMLPAVLGAMVMSSSGDLITLFVGLELLSITTYILVATRKKSKLSSEAAFKYVVTGGVASAFILYGMSFLYGLTGGTNVVAIAQGLDSAVENAEALLYIGFFLMIAGFAVKLALAPFHAWAADVYQGAPTPVTAFLAIVAKGAAFAMLYRIFMNTAFMTSAASSMLKKDVFIALAVLAAAAMIVGTVGALRQRNVKRLLALSGVANAGILLTPIAINLTEMHASLFSEFLYFLVAYAFMNVGAFSVLTIVSRDSGNETLSGFAGLYHRAPWTAVAMTILLCSLAGLPVTGGFFGKLFILFGTIQTHTYWLGAVLLVTTVISYAVYFTLIRQMYMRSGTVDSGLKMSAPSAISIGLCTIATLILGFFPVPILDWIDQVFSLTSELLLLNG
- a CDS encoding complex I subunit 4 family protein, producing the protein MLDNLPVLSLIALTPLLGALIVLLLPSARSNWLRIAAIVFTVIPLALVLWLFAVYQPAAGGGEYTEHVTWLSVPLNMEVLNITFQGAIHSFKLEFDYHLAVDGISMPLLLLTGVVSTMAVLASVHIRKRRKTYYALFLLLLTGIYGVFLARDLILFFIFFEVTLIPMFFLIGIWGYYGREKAATRFLIYNGLGSAAMLLSFLILITTLGFSAVDGSNILFSGNYDVLLSNLSDTNAMANLDTDQARYLGIFLSDNARWAAFLLLLVAFGIKVPIFPFHTWMLRVHTEAPPAIVMIHSGILLKMGVYGLIRFAVFLFPDQVHSWTTVLAVLGVINILYGAILACVQKEFKLVLAYSSISHMGIVLLGIASLEEVGLQGAIYQSVSHGLISALLFLVVGSLYERTNSTQLGDLGGLAKAVPFMSGILLLAGLASLGLPGLSGFVGEFLSFLGLFGSMKILTAIGVLGILFAAIYVLRSILSITYGPMPERFDGMKDARFVEALPMITLSALIILLGVYPSLLTDLMQHGFNGLLEQIQTRMGG